The Carassius auratus strain Wakin unplaced genomic scaffold, ASM336829v1 scaf_tig00002610, whole genome shotgun sequence genomic interval GGAATGTTTGTAGCGCTTGATTGCTTTAATTTTAAAGTCTGATTCTTCACCAGTGCCAGATGAATCTGAGTAACAAACATTCCCATGGGATCCTCTAAAAATCCACTGATAAAAAAATCACACTTTTCCCACTGTAGCTTAGggttggtttattttttatttttttctgaagcccacttaaaatatattacactgTATTAATTTGACCACCTACTGTACTTCCTTCTCTCTGACCCCCTGAATTAAATGCGAAAGTTCATAACCTTTTCATGACTAATGGCTGATTTATTTTAGCTGATTTATTTAGTCTGTCTTATAAATATGCAACATAACAGACTGCTCATTACAATCCAATACTAAACACAACAGTTCATTTAATAGCACATTAGCCTCCATATCATGACTATTAGTgctcataaaaatacattaaatgctgAATATCACTCATACTGCCATTAGTGttcataaaagcacattaaatattGAACATTACTGTCACTGTTGTTATTCTTCATAATATTACCACCGTTCCAATCATAAGCACCATAACAGTGCATTTAATACTGCTTTATATCACTACACTTCATATAAGCTTATAAAATACTGAATGTTGCCATTACTGTCATAGGTTTTAAAAACAACAGAGTAGATACatcaccatctctctctctctctcctctctctctctctctctctctctctctctctctctctctctccagcaagAACTTTCGTGCATTTCTCTGGATGCAGGTGACATTTTTCTTCTGAGATGAATTCAACCTTACTGACACACTGAACTACAATCACTGGATTGCTTCTGGACGGACGCTGAATCGGGACACTTTCAGTCACCATGCTGGGCATTCACTTAGAAAAGAAATGAATTCTTTAAATGAAACATCACCTGAGACTAACCTTGGGGATTATGATTATATTTTCGCCGATGAGACTTATAAACTCCTGACGTTCACCATCGGATCTATCGGTGTCCTGGGCTTCTGTAATAATATCATCGTGATTATTCTCTACTACAGGTTCAAGAGACTCCGAACACCAACTAATTTGTTAATAGTGAATATAAGTGTCAGCGATCTGCTGGTGTCAATCACCGGAGTTAATTTCACATTCGTCTCGTGCGTGAAAAGAAGATGGATCTTTAATTCTGCCACATGTGTTTGGGATGGATTCAGCAACAGTTTATTCGGTCAGTTCTAATGTATCGATATAGTCACCCAAGTTTTCAAGCAGCTTAGCCTACTTTGAATTCAAACAAAGTCGTTCGTAGCCTAACGTTAGGCTACATGTTTATTTCCAACCAATTACTTCTTTAGATCAAGAAAGACAGGTC includes:
- the LOC113069984 gene encoding opsin-3-like, which produces MNSLNETSPETNLGDYDYIFADETYKLLTFTIGSIGVLGFCNNIIVIILYYRFKRLRTPTNLLIVNISVSDLLVSITGVNFTFVSCVKRRWIFNSATCVWDGFSNSLFGIVSIMTLSGLAYERYIRVVHAKVIDFPWAWRAITHIWLYSLAWTGAPLLGWNRYTLEVHQLGCSLDWASKDPNDASFILFFLLGCFFVPVGVMAYCYGNILYTVKM